The sequence below is a genomic window from Scylla paramamosain isolate STU-SP2022 chromosome 38, ASM3559412v1, whole genome shotgun sequence.
CCcttcccccgtctctctctctctctctctctctctctctctctctctctctctctctctctctctctctctctctctctctctctctctctctctctctctctctccagtatctTGTTTAAACTTCCTGACTTTACATCCCATCACGATATTTcaggggtggaggaagaggaggaggatcacaaaGAAactcaaaggaagaacaaacaaaagtaACCGTTTTAGCCCTtaagaaattgaaaaagaatCTAGAAAGTGACAGGATAGTTATGTTGATGGCATCTCCCCACCAATCACTTTATGGAAGCCAGGACAAGgcgtaggaagaaggaaacagagatgATATATTACCTCACACAGTTAAAGATATTGAAGACTCTGCATGTAGTTTTGAATAGCCCtggtacatacacacacacatatcagaAGCCCATCACATTAAATCTCTCACAGCCTCCGtccctctctgtccctcttcctcctagtgCCGACGGGGAGTACATCATCACTACCATGACCAAGGCAGTGCTCCATTTCGACGGCACGGTGAAGTGGTCGCCGCCTGCCATCTTCAAGTCCTCGTGTGTGATCGACGTTCGTTACTTCCCCTTTGACCAGCAGGAGTGCTTCATGAAGTTCGGTTCCTGGACGTATGATGGATACCAGGTGAGGCAGACAGGTGGGACAGGTGTGGGCTGGGCTCTTACCTGCTGTTTATGTCCTTcgttctcttatttattttatttcatttcatattacatttttttcaattattttttggGGAAGGCAACAACAACATGCCCCAGAGTTAAAGGTTTCTTCTCATTCTAAGGCAGTGTGTGAAATTTTTATAAGCACCCACAAGAAAGCCGGATGAAAAGGAGGTTTTACAATTTCTAATCAGTGTATTGTTTAGAGATGGCTTGTAGAACGAGAAGAAATGCCCTAGAGTAGTTAGCGATAGTGAAAGATGTACCAAAGATGCCAGGAAAAAATGACTTGTCAGTGTACACTCTAACAAGCATTCCTACACATGCAGATTGACCTGAAACACCTGGACCAGCACGAGGGGACGGACCTGGTCAAGCTGGGCATCGATCTGGCGGAGTACTACCCGTCAGTCGAGTGGGACATCATGGGCGTCCCGGCGCAGAGGAACGAGAAATTCTACCCGTGCTGTGTGGAACCCTACCCTGGTGAGGCGGTACTGGGCATGTGGGGTAGAGAGGATCTGGTAAAGGTCTTAAAGTTGTAGGAATTCAGGAAAAGAGAAGTGTAGTGACTAATTTAAGTAACCTTTTAACGTGGTTTAAGATGAGAGGTCTTAAAATAGTCAAAAttcaagcgagaagtgtagaGAATAATTTAAGTCTCCCTTGTAACTTTTTGAATTCCTAACATGTCCTTTTCGTAACTTATGCAATTAACTTTTCTATTCATAGTAGATAATGTGagtcatttttttcaatttcttgccTTCCTAACACATCCTTTCCACTGAGGCTGtaataaactcataaaaaatATAGACACTTATCTCAGTCACGTTTATAACTTCTTGAAATCCGAAGACATTCCTTGAGAGATAAACCACATCATAGTAGTACAAGacagaatgaataaatatagaaGAGGCGTAACAGAACAGGTAGTTAAACATGAAGGAAGAATTAGGGGACGGTAGGAAAGGAAATGTAtgcacagacagagagaaagaaagacgtaAGTTATGTTAATGTAGgacaaatagaataaataaaaaaaacaaagggtgTAGAAACATCTTAACGTGTTGTAAATTCATTCTGAGTTGCAATtccaccttcccctcacctgctcGCCTTACCTGCTCACCTGAACCCTTGCCATCACTCACCTGGCGAAATGCAAAGCTCACAGTTACCCCTTAAATACTTCACCTTGTTTtagtttttcgttttctttcgttttctttcagtttaaatctctctctctctctctctctctctctctctctctctctctctctctctctctctctctctctctctctctctctctctctctctctctctctctctctctctctctcgcttatttCATCCTATTACCATCAAGcatttcatcttcatcattttcttcatttttcatttctctcactAACGCgcatcctctcctttctttaatcctccccttctcctctccttccctcttcttcctctctctcttttttattttttctatttccatgccaccttttcttacttcttattgtatcttctttccctcctttttccttgttctcatcttttcttccgtagtcattctctttctcctttctttattagcttctgtcttttttaccttccttttttcttctttacttctccttttttgttgtcatcttttttttattctactgtATCTTTCTTTCgctgtttgtttaattttccttctttcttttctatattttgtaACTTTCCTTATTCTCAACCCTTTCTATCTTATCAtgtcttccattcttcctgttCCCgacctttcctttttattccattccatgttatttttttcttttaacttcctCAATAGAACCTTAACTAACGccacttttcttccctcattccatcctgcttccttttttattccacGTAACGTCCTTAGTGAAATATCATCTAACacacctctctcttctctctctccccgtcagaTATCTACTTCAACATCACGCTGCGGAGAAAGACACTCTTCTACACCGTGAACCTCATCATCCCTTGTGTCAGTTTGGAATACCTCtctgttctcgttttctatctCCCAGCTTACTCCGGGGAGAAAGTGGCCCTGTGCATCTCAATCCTTCTCTCCCAGACGATGTTCTTCCTCCTGATTTCTGAGATCATGCCCTCAACTTCCCTTGCCATGCCGCTGCTGGGGAAGTACCTGCTGTTCACTATGCTCCTCGTCGGCCTCAGTGTTATCGTCACTATTATCGTCCTCAATATTCACTACAGGAAGCCGTCTACTCATCGACTCGCGGCCCTGGGTTAGGAAGGTGAGTGAGTCGCGATGAGTTGATTCATTAGTTGGTGggataactgactgactgactcattgggtgactggctgattgactggttgGGTGATTAAATGgttgattggctgactggctgattgactgctTGAGTGATTAAATGagtgattgactggctgactggctgggtgattagctgattgactgattaactgaatgactgactgattgaaaggGATATCATAATAAAACCttgtgtgagagaagaaagtgtaGTTTTTTAAGTAGAATTTTCACTTaactctcattttctctctttcttttctctccggGGGAAATAAACATAACTTTGGGCTGTTTCTCAAGTCaccattttttcccccctttttcccCCTGACGTGTTAAAACGTTACTcagttcttattttttccttttttccccttgtcgTGTTGAAAcgttactcctctctctctgtgcgtctgtctcttcctctccctctctccatgtCCTTAAGGTCCTTGCCCGCCCTTCTCCGCGCCTTATCTCCAATTATCAGACTTACTCTCACGCGCTCATGTTCCACGCTCGTCCTCAGATATTCATGGACATGCTGCCCGCCGATGCTGCTGATGCGGGTGCCCAAGAAGGAGGAGTCGAAGGGTAGTGTGCACGAGTTGCCCTGCTCGCGCCCCAGGGAGAACGGCAGCAGCACCAACCTCAGGGAACGCTTCAGGGACAGGCCACACCACTTCCCAGGTGAGGCGGCGAGGGTTCAGGGTTCAGGGTTCAGGGCCAGGTAGGTGTGGGTGATACGTGGTGGTGGttaactagtgtgtgtgtgtgtgtgtgtgtgtgtgtgtgtgtgtgtggggcctcACTCAGCCCCTAGGGAACTGTTATGCATTCCAGCGGTAGTTTGTCACATGGGGCACTCCAGCTAAGGCAGTACTTCCTTGGAGACCTTGTTCCTGTAAGACCTGTCGGGGGAGAGAATGTTGTATGCTCCCATGTGCAGGAGGGGGCGCAAGGAGTTACTTACCTGAGGGCGGAGGGTCGAATAGCAGGTGTCTGCCCCCAGGGTCCTCCCACAATGGGTTCCGTCCccctggcggcggcggcggcggctgtcCTCCCCGTGGGCATCCGCATGGGGTCCCTATCTGGGCTGGGGCCGCCGTGTGCAGCGGGTGGCGACGAGGACGGGCTGGGTCCCTCATCTCCGGGCATAGCGGGCAGCAGCGGTATGTTCGAGGTGCCCTACGGTGACCTGCCCGAGTGCTTCCACATCTCGCCCGAGGCCCAGGCACACTACCCCGGTGGAGATCCAGCGCGCCATCCCAGAATGTTAagttcatccaccaccaccaaatgcAGCAGGACAAGTTCGACGAGGTGAGTGCTCCACCTTCAGCCTCCACCGCCCCACCCCGCTAATCTTGccctctgtcctcctccctcagtgttcatcctcctacctcctcgtctcgccctctctctcctccacccttagTGTCCTTCAGCCTCCTGCCTCGTGCCTCGTGCCGTCCCCCCCTcgccttctttatcctccttcctcctccctcagtgtTCCCTCACGTGTGTTGCATTTTcatccctcacctttcctccggCAGTAACTTATATAGAGTGCCGCTGTgcccttgttctctctctctctcgctctcactctcactctctaaTTAGCAGCAGAAGTCAGCCTCGTTGGCATTTCTCCTGACTCACGACACgcccttctttcatctccgcATCGATGGAACAACAAGATCCCTGAAGACCCAACACTTCCTTCCGTCCCTTAAAACTCCTTCCCTGgcccttacttttccttctctccttctctccttctctccttcccctgcaGGCTTCCACATaacccctcctccctttccaccccctgtcacacacacacacacacacacacacacacctaaaaatACCACCCACTTCCATCGCCCAGAGACGTACTTTGTCTTAGGCGCCCACGGTTCAGGCTAATTGTCAGACGTAGGGCGTGAGAGgactgacggtggtggtggtggtggtggtggtggtggtggtggtggtctctcggTTTCTTTCGTTCTTTGGGTGTGAGTCTTCAAGTTttgttctccgttttctatgagcgagttttttttttttttttttcttgtgtttttttctagttttgtgACTTTTTAGTGagtttgtgatgtttttttgtgtttatatagTTTGTTTTATGGTTTTTTCGTGAATTTTtgaagattttttgtttttttttttctagtaaaaCGTTTTTTCATGGGTTGTGAGAAAATGATgactctccctgtccctccttctctctctctctctctctctcctctctctctctctctctctctctctctcctctctctcctctctctctctctctctctctctctctctctctctctctctctctctctctctctctctttgttccatCGTTAGcgttcactccctcctctcccgtttctgttcatcattataattctctctctctctctctctctctctctctctctctcctctctctctctctctctctcgcttctctctctctctctctctctctctctctctctctctcctctcctctctctctctctctccttttcttcttttccctttcttcagaAATTCATGCAatctattttctcttgttctcttatgttctccttttctctctctctctctctctctctctctctctctctctctctctctctctctctctctctctctctctctctctctctctctctctctctctctctctcttgatcataAAGTGAATACATTAGCATatttcctatcctttcctttcctttttccatttttcccttgcTCTTTCCAGTATGTCCGTTTTCTCTTCTCCAGTTCctctccattattttctcttcctttttgagtcatgtttattttgttttctttaattcctttcccttattccctctcccttttccaaaaccttttcttctttaattcatttttcatattttgtttttttttcctgttctgtttgttttctgtattctatatttcctgtccttttcccTTACATTAATTTCGTcttctttaattccttttccGTATATCCTTgggttcctttcttcttatttaagtattttctgttttctcctctattttaaGTCATGTTTGTCTTACCTTTAagtacttcctctccctttttttaagtacaaatattttttcccttagtttcccttcttttcccagTCCCTTACGATCTTAACACCACATAGTTTCATTATTTCACTGTaccaacaccaaaaacacaccaaatctCTCATTCACTCAACCTCACGTGTCCTTCTGCTTCCCCTTCTGCAGGAGGACGACGACTGGGCGTTCGTGGCGATGGTCCTGGATCGCCTGCTGCTGTGGATATTCGGCTTCACTTCGGTTCTGGGGACgattatcattttatttgagTCTCCCTTCCTGTATGACTCCACCTCCCCGATTGACATGTTGTACAGCAAGGTCGGGCAGCAAATGTTCCAACAAGACGTGACTGATCTGTAGAGGAGAGatgttaggtggtggtggtggtgtgtgtgtgtgtgtgtgtgtgtgtgtgtgtgtgtgtgtgtgtgtgtgtgtgtgtgtgtgtgtgtggattaggTCAGATCGCTGTGTGCTTCTTCATGtatcctgtcctcctcctcctcctcctcctcctcctcccagtcgtGTTTAAGGTTTATACTCGTATCGCTCAATTATCtgatagttgtgtgtgtgtgtgtgtgtgtgtgtgtgtgtgtgtgtgtgtgtgtgtgtgtgtgtgtgtgtgtgtgtgtgtgtttaggctgCAGTCATATTTGTACAGGCTTTTGTACGTGAACCATGAGAAATGTTACTTTGTTTGTTAGCCATCCTCCctcctgtgtgcgtgtgtgtgtgtgtgtgtgtgtgtgtgtgtgtgtgtgtgtggcataagCGGTAGGTGAAGATTCGGATAAATACACGAActtttagaaataaaaaaggcaaaatataGTGAAATTATCGAATTGCCTATTAAAAGAGGAAGATTGTGAAGGATTTTGAGAAGCTGGTGAGGATgaagatataaagaaacatTCATCAGTAATTTTATCATCCACTTCCCTGACTGGAGATAATGTGGTAATGTTTTCATGTGGAGAACCTTCACGttacatccacccatccactttTCACAGCTTCCCTTATCCGGCACAGTCTTCCACCAGTGCCAAAGTGTGTGCCAAGTGAAGTGGTGCCAAGAACATTTAGAACACTACCTGAACCTGTCCTTACCTGTTAATTAACGttgcgaggcaggtgtgtttggTCTCCACAAACTGGGCGGTTACTGGCCCTTCAGAGTTGACCAGGTGTGATTAACGCAACACCTGTCGGAGGAACTTACCTGTGTTACCTGTTATCGAGGTGTGAAAGGGTATTTAGTGCACCTCTCATGATTCCACGTGTGCTGGTTTACCTGTGGAGGAAGTGACTAATTACTTGCGTTATCTGTGTTGTTGTGGACGCAGGTGGAAGGTGTGATTTACCTGTTCCACCAAAGTGTTGCGTTGTGGAAGACGAAATGTGGAGTTGTGTTGTCACGTCTTCTGTGTTACTGATgaagtataaaaagaaaaaaaattagtgtttcttacatatatatataaaaaaaactttacattTATACCCCGAATTACGAAATAGAGTACAAGGCGCAACACAAGACTGACAAAACCCTGCAGGAAGaaccagaacaagaacaacaataataagcataacacacaaccacacaaactgatgataaacaataaacaaataacatccACATGAGCAGCTGCCGAGATATTTATAAGAACATGGCATTCAGTTTTAATTTAAGCTCTTTActtaccccccccccacctcctgTCACTTCAGTGGTGCTTCTCTGACCTGTAGCTGCTGCCCTCCGCTTCCCCTGACTCGCCCCCCGCTGCCAATCGCCCCTAGCAGTAGTGACATCATTGAAACAGGACGAAGTAGATTGAAGTGTCCATATATTAAGATTTGTCTGGGTCTTTGGCTGTTTGGTGTCTTGTATGGAGACTTAGTTTAATTAGGTGTTtggtttattcttcctttttttcctttttgttctttttttcactgattttgccttcgtttctttttcttttactttcattaattcttttctttttcttttcttgtttttttttttcattgattctgtcttcatttctcttccttttcgtttcctacttgctgttcttttcttcagttcttttttctctccatttttctttcctctctttgttttttttatgatttttttctctctcccttttccattcttgctttctttccttttcttttcctatctttcgtatctttcttccttctttcattcgttcttttttctcttctttctattttttgtagTCAATAAGGGGTTTTTCTGCacacctcttttcctttccttccaatcttccttcattcaaattttccttcattctttatgccttctttcttcctttatatcctGAAAATGACTTCACCTTATTCCTTtccctacttttcttccttctttccattctttcttcctttcttctttctaattGAAGAAGCATTTAGTTGTACAtcttactgttttgtttttctttccttccttgcttccttccttccttccctcagcctGTGAAGGAACTAAACCCTACCCAGGTAAACTAAACATCACCTGTGTACTGTTATAACTAGTACTGTAACAACCCTTTGATCACGTGGGACACTGCCGATAGTGATTGGAGAGCTTGTGCAGTGAATCAGAGCTTAGTGTGCCAGAAAAACCACATTAATTGGTCACCTGTGTCACCTTTCCATTGAGAATCAGCCAATGGGAAGCTAGTTCTTACTCTACCAATTGTCAGGCGAGTGTTCCCATTGGCTCGTTATTGTTTACGTGGTTTTCAGTGGATATGTGTTAAGAGAGGGCAGAAGAAAAGGTTAATTCATTGTGGTGAGTGAGGAAATAACAGAGGGAGTGTCCAGATGTGAAGAATTAGGGCTAGGTATGGTGTGGTTCTTGTTTAGAAGCTCAAGTATTTTTGTACCTATAAAACATTTTAGAAGCCTCGGTTTCTCTTTTAGCAATGCCCTCGctttcctctttgtgtgtgcgtgtgtgtgtgtgtctgtgtgtggatgggtgtgtgtgtgttaattgtaCATACAGTTGTTGCGTGCACAGGTGTGGGTGTAGGGTTGGAGGACACATGTGGCGCAGACGTGGAGTGCAGGTGTGTTGGGGCTTCACATGTGTTACGTTAAATAAATATCAAAATAAACCCTGAATCAAATGTTGCTTGTTTGTTGACGTGACGCGACGTGGTGACGAGGAAATGAGATGCTGACGTGCTCGCAATCTTTACGTTAAATTTATTGTTAGTCGTTTGAATTCcctgtatattttgtatttatgtgtatgtataaaaaaaaaaaacaagaagaaaggatatATTACATGTAATTGTGTGCATTGATAAGTCCCTGTTTGATTATATGCACAGTGTATTATTTGACTCGTATATCTGCTTGTAGAGTCTTTATTACTGCATCTATTACAAAATGGATCTAGACATAATAATTAAGTAAGCCATGCAGCATATATATTCACTTTGTTGTATGATTTAGCTGCTGTTATTCACCATTATTCATTGCAGTGtatggaatgaagaaaaaagtgtgaaggggagagagagttcAATTTCTCATGAAGATTCTGAGATTAGTTCTTTTCTTGCTTGCGGTCGTCACGTGTTTCCAGGTAGCGTGACGCAGGTGCTGTAGTGCGCTGCTGTAATGTAGAgactcccccccttccccccctccagCCCTCCATCCAGCCCCCCCCCTAGTTCCTACccctatttcccttcctttttactcgcatctctattcctcttttccttttcgctGTGTCTgtaaatgattctctctctctctctctctctctctctctctctctctctctctctctctctctctctctctctctctctctctctctctctctctctctctctctctctctctgtcgattTTCTTcgatttgtttagtttttttttttattagtgtctGTATCTTTAATTTTGTcactaataaataaattcaacttttttctggttttgtgtgtgtgtgtgtgtgtgtgtgtgtgtgtgtgtgtgtgtgtgtgtgtgtgtgtgtgtgtgttctttctccttccttccttcttttcctcctttttcttatttttctgctcttccttcttattattctatttcctctcccacacattgttcttccttctcagatataccttctctcctttccttccttccttccttccttccttccttccttcctttcttcattcattcattcattcattccttccttccttccttccttccttccttccttccttccttccttccttcattcattcattcattccttctttccttccttctttcctttctttcctccttcacgcaAAAGCTTCTCTCTGTAGATTGGTGATGTTtgatgttctcctcctcctcctcctcctcctccccctcgtttttcttctttatttctttattcgtttactactactactactactactactactactactatataattcttcttcttttcttcttcttcttcctcttcatcgccgcaataattttccttttcttttcatcgctgcatctctctccactttcatctttcttaacCCTTctattctcccttctcctctcctttgttttgCTCCTTCCCCTCTCGATCCCcctcatcttctccctctc
It includes:
- the LOC135091785 gene encoding LOW QUALITY PROTEIN: acetylcholine receptor subunit alpha-L1-like (The sequence of the model RefSeq protein was modified relative to this genomic sequence to represent the inferred CDS: deleted 5 bases in 5 codons); protein product: MREMRLFLGFAKNLKEQIMTTNVWVHHEWRDHKFQWDPDEYGGVEELYVPSEIIWLPDIVLYNNADGEYIITTMTKAVLHFDGTVKWSPPAIFKSSCVIDVRYFPFDQQECFMKFGSWTYDGYQIDLKHLDQHEGTDLVKLGIDLAEYYPSVEWDIMGVPAQRNEKFYPCCVEPYPDIYFNITLRRKTLFYTVNLIIPCVSLEYLSVLVFYLPAYSGEKVALCISILLSQTMFFLLISEIMPSTSLAMPLLGKYLLFTMLLVGLSVIVTIIVLNIHYRKPSTHRLAPWVRKIFMDMLPPMLLMRVPKKEESKGSVHELPCSRPRENGSSTNLRERFRDRPHHFPGSSHNGFRPPGGGGGAVLPVGIRMGSLSGLGPPCAAGGDEDGLGPSSPGIAGSSGMFEVPYGDLPECFHISPEAQAHYPVEIQRAIQNVKFIHHHQMQQDKFDEEDDDWAFVAMVLDRLLLWIFGFTSVLGTIIILFESPFLYDSTSPIDMLYSKVGQQMFQQDVTDL